A genomic segment from Perca flavescens isolate YP-PL-M2 chromosome 13, PFLA_1.0, whole genome shotgun sequence encodes:
- the LOC114567071 gene encoding aquaporin-11: MTDSDLYVSLAVLGAAVLLSEAVRRTAARLFPGAHRVYLLEAASTFQLCCCTHELKLLGERARLGLPVGLTLTYTMTVIHLLTFREATCNPSGALEGFFRGTSSTRAAVVVIACQFGAAVAAQFFASSVWSLGLSDIHIRHQRFGFRCFDPLGGTLLEAAAVELGCAFMVQAAAMHVHKLDQKLRAHFVAAVITALVYTGGSISGAVFNPVLAFSVQFPCSGHTYLEYCFVYWLGPALGVVSCILLFEKIIPFLSGTSTIGLDIPAVQKRKKTQ; encoded by the exons ATGACTGACAGTGACCTGTACGTTTCATTGGCGGTGTTGGGAGCTGCGGTGCTTCTCAGCGAGGCTGTCCGGCGGACAGCAGCGCGTCTTTTCCCCGGAGCCCACCGGGTCTACCTCCTGGAAGCGGCGTCCACCTTCCAGCTCTGTTGCTGCACTCATGAACTCAAACTGTTGGGTGAAAGGGCCCGGCTGGGGCTGCCGGTCGGCCTGACCCTCACATACACCATGACGGTTATCCACTTATTAACTTTCCGGGAAGCTACGTGCAACCCCAGCGGGGCTCTGGAGGGCTTTTTCCGCGGGACTAGCAGCACCAGGGCGGCCGTCGTGGTTATAGCTTGCCAGTTCGGAGCTGCGGTCGCCGCGCAGTTTTTCGCATCCTCCGTTTGGTCGCTGGGTCTTTCCGACATCCACATCAGGCACCAGAGGTTCGGGTTCCGATGCTTCGACCCCCTCGGTGGGACTCTGCTGGAGGCCGCGGCCGTTGAGCTGGGTTGCGCCTTCATGGTCCAAGCGGCCGCCATGCACGTCCACAAACTGGACCAAAAACTTCGAGCTCACTTTGTCGCTGCTGTCATCACGGCTCTGGTTTACACAG GTGGAAGTATTTCAGGAGCTGTTTTTAACCCTGTCCTGGCCTTCTCCGTCCAGTTCCCCTGCAGCGGCCACACCTACCTGGAGTACTGCTTTGTCTACTGGCTGGGACCAGCCTTAG GCGTGGTGAGCTGCATCCTGCTGTTCGAGAAGATCATTCCTTTCCTCTCTGGAACGAGTACCATTGGGCTGGACATCCCAGCTGTCCAGAAGCGGAAGAAGACACAGTAG